In Carassius carassius chromosome 2, fCarCar2.1, whole genome shotgun sequence, the DNA window GAAGGTTGGCTTTTAGGTGAGACACATAGTTTGGTTGCTGTAGTTACTTTTTCTTGACGTTGCCAAAGTATCCTGTGAAAATGTCAGTGTATTTTCTGTCTCTTGTCTCCAGGTGACAACCGTTACCCTCTGAAGAAGTGGCTGATGACTCCAGTGCAGAGTCCAGAGTCCCCTGCTGAGTACCGCTATAACCTGGCCCACACGACGACGCATGAGATTGTGGACCGCACATTCAGAGCCATTCAGACGCGTTTCCGGTGTCTGGATGGGGCTAAAGGTTACCTGCAGTATTCCCCGGAGAAATGCTCCCATATAATCCAGGCCTGCTGTGTGCTACATAACATTTCCCTGCAGTCTGGCCTTGATGCCTGGACTTTTGAGAGGACTGAGGCCACGGACCAATCAGGGGAGAATATTGATCTCAATGACCCCGTCGACCCAGAAGCTCTCAGAGTTCGACAGGAACTCATCCAAAATCATTTCAGTTAGGAAAATCTGTCATTTAatcataatttaacattttacttGTTTCAGTCtcctctttcttctgtggaaaacaaaagatgatatttcaaagttttaattcatttcattgtatggacaaaagtaagtaagtaaacaaataaataaaaacagtgagatgtttcttaaaatattgtcttaattttcaaaatgaaaagagAAAGTCATAAAGTTTTAGAATGACAAAGTGAATGATTatggcatttttgggtgaattatccctttatgAGTGTGCTGTTTATCACTCTGGTCCTGTGAACACAAAAAACTGCAAAGCTGGAGTTAAAAAAATAGTATTAAGTAATGTACACTTACATTGTAATGTAATTACAAGTATTTAGCAATGAGAAATGAAAATAGTGTATTTTATTACAAGTTATtgaaattctaataaaaaaaagtatatatattttactcaaaactcataGACCTGTAAAATGTTGACATCAATAAATAACACATCAGAAGTAGTTTTGTCTGTTTATATCTCTGTCAAGTGCATTATGTTTCAAAACTTAAGTTCCACAGGAACAAATGACTTTCCAAACAAGGCAAACCTCTTGCTAGTTATTCATGAACTCAAGCTTCTTTCACATTGTAAAATTTTTAGTCCATATCATCAGAAGCACTTACCTACTAAGTATATCTTCCTCAAAGATCCCCACTGATGCTCTGTAATCTGAGTAAAAGATATATCAGggcaaaaataaaaagctttaatTTTAGCCTGAGTTAATGAATGGTTCTGTCTCTGCTGCTCCGGAGGCTACCTGTCAAAGGCGATAAATCAGCGGGTTGTTTAATGAGTCTCTCAGTCGAGTCCGGTGTGTGTCGAGTCCGGTGTGTGTGCTgtccgcagtgtgtgtgtgtgtgtgtgtgtgtccgcgcGCGCGCGCTATTTCTAATGTAATTACTAATAGCAGACAGACGGAGAGCGCAGGAGCAGCAGAGACTGCAGCATATGATCTCCACGAGAGTCTCCACTGGAACACAGTGATATAGATGCTCACACTTTTAACAACTTTCAAGAGCAAAGTAAGTATTTCTGGGGAACTTTGTTTCATTCTTCAACACGGTGCCTTGTATTTTAACTTTGTATTATACTTAAATTTGCATCTGCTCTGCCGCATTTATCTATCATCTTTAGCGTAGCGGAAGTGCAGTCAAGCTCAACACGAGAAAGAGAACATGTTACTAACAGCAGCCGCGGTCATTTATTTGGCCTGCCTCTAaaagtgttgttattattatattcagaTATAATATTATCCACAGTGATCATGTCAGAATCTGTACGGAAGATGTTGAGGCCGAAGCTCGTGGTGCTGGGAAGAGATAACTGTGGGAAGACAGGTAAcaatgctgtttttgtgtttcttcTCGAGGTTAATGACTATTGGTTGGTCTTGATGACTCTTAATAGATCGGTTTTTCTCTTTTGAACTCCAGCTCTGTGTGTCAGATTCATCACCAGACGTTTCATTGGAGAGTATGAACATAAAAGGGGTAAAACAAGTGAAACACAAACTCGGTGATGCTGTAAAGCTGTTTTCATGCTCTAAACATTTGTGTATCTGCATTGTATTCAAGTAATCTGCATCATATGACATGCCATATACTTTTTTTGTCTCTTAGAGGTCACCTACAGGTGTCAGAAAATCGTGGACAAGGAGGCGATTGAGCTGGAGATTTTAGACACTGTTAATAAGGTACAGAGTGCCTGAGATTTGATCTTGCAGTATGTTGTTGTATTGTATTTTGGCTCTTACCTAAAAAATTAAATGAGCATCTCTTTGTCACTGTGCATATGCCGCTGTGCTGTTTTACAGGCCTATTTATCCATAGACACAAAGAAAGTCAGCAGGGTGATCTTGCCTTGTCAAACCGCTGATGAGACACAGGACTCTCTGAACCATTCCTTTCCTTTCATGTGTGCTGTGCTGAATCTCAGGCTGCTGGAGCAGCTTTAACAGCCCGCTATGGAGTCAAAATAACGCcttatatatacgcaaaaaaaattacgttttgcaaaagaaaataaagttttgcaaacgaaaattaaaatattgaggaaaataaatttgctttttgcaaacaaaaattaagaattgcaaaacataaatgaaacagcgcgaaagcaataattttgcaatacatattttccatggtcatatctattaatttatctgcagcgctgcttttattttgcgtgtcaatctagtttgagcttgcaatACCGtttttcctttgcgcttcacttttctgcacatctctttgtggcactgttttgacgtgggggtggagtcaagggacgggggcgtgtacaacatgcctccctggaagtgacgtcatcggcccgagacgcagctcactgatccaggtcctgtcatgatgagcgagactttcgagtggatcgtttctttttattcaatagcattaaaacattcatgttttcgttttatttactttattaacaaatgtatgtgtattagcagcgtttgctcaagttaaagaagttgttaccgCACAGAAGCGTTCCCAGTTACATTATGTAAGCTTCTGTGCGCTGGCGTCctccacaagttaagagattttaaacaaacacttgcagttaaccaaatgaatcaatacacattttaatgcaataaaagtgtgcacatcgagagaaataaacagcagatgttcacgttaacaacttctttaacttgagcaaacgctgctaatacacatacatttgttaataaagtaaataaaacgaaaacatgaatgttttaatgctactgaataaaaagaaacgatccactcAAAAGTCTcgctcatcatgacaggacctggatcagtgagctgcgtctcgggccgatgacgtcacttccagggaggcatgttgtacacgcccccgtcccttgactccacccccacgtcaaaacagtgccacaaagagatgtgcagaaaagtgaagcgcaaaggaaaaaCGGTattgcaagctcaaactagattgacacgcaaaataaaagcagcgctgcagataaattaatagatatgaccatggaaaatatgtattgcaaaatcattgctttcgcgctgtttcatttatgttttgcaattcttaatttttgtttgcaaaaagcaaatttattttcctcaatactttaattttcgtttgcaaaactttattttaatttttttgcgtatatataagGCGTTATTTTGACTCCATAGGCCCGCCTGCCATTGATCGTGTTACTCAGTAGAGCAGCACTTGTTAATTCATAAGATTAGGCTGTAGCTTCACCGTCTGTGTAAATGCAGTAGAGTAGCGGTTCTGGTATTTTGGAGGACTTTGATACACCTATTTTAGGTCTTTGAATAAGCTGATGATATAAATCAGGTGTGggtaaagggatagtttatccaaaaatgaaaatgtcgtCATGTACTCATCACCATGCCGATTGACTTTCTTTCCTTTTtagaacacaaaataatgtttctgTCAATTATACTGAATGGTTGCTTTATctataaaatggttttatttttggaaaaactatccttttaaataatggagacatccaaaatgtgcaGCGCTTCGACTCTAAGTCCAGGATTGAGAAGTGTTTGTTTTCAGGAATGTGTGGGACCTGCTGCGTCGTCTCTGGAGAGTTCCATTAAATGGGGCGATGGGTTCCTCATTATGTACTCTGTGACGGATCGTGGCAGTTTTGAGGCTGTGTCGCGCCTGAAGAGACTGATTGACCACGTTAAACAAACGCTTGGTAAGACCATTCAGATTGTggatgtgaatgatcacaaactAAGGAGAAATAGTGACACTATTCTGCTATTAGCACTACTGCAAGCAGTCTTGTTTATGTATATGGTCCCTTCAACTAGCAAATAGTGCTGTTATCCATCAGTGTGACTCAGCCTGCCTTAACTGGTCTCGGTTCAGAGATTTCACCTCAGGCATGAACTCTTAATATAGTAAACTGCAGCCTGTGAGTGTAAGTTTGTAAATTACAGATAGATTACAACTCTGCAGTATTTTATTACACCATTCATCTTCAGGTACTGTCATTTTAATGGCAGTCTGTTCTTCGTCAGAGTTATCCATTACATCAttctgtgtctttgtgtgtgtgtgtgtgtgtgtgtgtgtgtcttccagGTATTCCAACAGTCATCGTTGCCAACAAATGCGACATGGAGAATGGCCGAGTGGTGAGGACAGATGAGGGACAGGCATTAGCCTCAGACCTGAGGTCAGTATGCTTTATTCCTACTATTAACTGCACAGTTGTGAGTGATAGTATGAAGTACATACAAATAAAGGTTATTTGAACTCCATTATCcatcctaataaaaaaaaaagtctgaacacACTTAGATGATCTTCAGTTTGATTGAAATGCCtcaattaaatcatttatttgaatgagaaggttttGCTGTGTGTGTTAAAGGTAGGGTTTCACTGGTGGTGTAGGTGCAGTTTTTTTGAGCTGTCTGTGGCAGAGGACGCTTCAGCAGTGGAGGCCGCGTGTGCGCAGCTGGTGCGTGAAGTGCGTCAGGAGTTTCAGCGTCATCTGCTGGCTATGGACAAGCGCTCACGGATGCTGCAGATGAGACACGCACTCAAAAACAAGCTCACACGGAGTAAAACCATGCAGTGGTGACCAGAAAGACTAAACGTAGTTCAGAGATGACAACCGTAGTGCTGTAATCAGTAACCTTTCAGAGAACAACAAGTGCCTTTTGGATTTCCAAATAGTGTCATGAACATTGTGATCTTTTTGTGTTTATGACAGACAGGATAAAAAACCaaaaatcagtgttttttttttaaaggtgcagtgtgcAATTTATGGGCCACTGGCAGGAATTAACTAAATTGTGAAAATAATGACTTAAAACACTCCCTGGCAGGAGACAGGCAGTCTCCCCTCACACTTACAACTGATTGAGTCAGAAGCTGAAATGTTTGATAAACAGTTTATACTCTGTAGCAGGGGTGTCAGACTCAAATCTTGGAGCGCTGgatccctgcagagtttagattcaaccctaattaaacacaccggATCCAACCAATCAAGTCCTCagacttatttgaaaactacatatgtgttagaacaaaactctgcagggcttcaGGCCTTCAAGGAATCGAgttacacgacactgctctacagAAAGTCAAGTTTAAGAGAAAgtactttaacatttaaaatggatCCTATTGACCACTTAGTTTACCTCTTCCTTTGCATCAATTTTACTATAAATGATGTCATTCCAATGCAACATTCATTCTgtatttaaactgaatttaatgtGTGAGAAGTCACAAATGCTTATTTATAGGAACTGAATTCATTCTGATAGACTGAGCTTGTCTAATATTAAGTCGAGCCTAAAATGGCAGATGACGCACCATGTGGCAGATGATCTGTCTTCCAACTTGGTATTTTGATCCAATTCTGTTCTCATGTGCCTCCATTAGATTGAAATGTCATGAGGGAACAGAACCAATTTTACGGTGTTTCTCTATTTCACACAGCTGTTTTTAGACTTACTATGTCCTGGCAGTGTGCACAATCCACTCTGTGGAGTAAATTGTTTCCAAAATGGGTTACAGGAGAGTGTATCATACTGCTAAATGTTGTATTATTAATTGTGCATGTAttgtttaaatgttcattagAATGACAGTGTTAATATTTGCTGCTTTAGTGTAAAACAGAACgctgaactcctcctagagagaaaaacagactgtttaatttacaattttatttagcaaaaatggtaaaaataaataaatacaaattgatCAAATGCTCCAGTAATATCCAGCCTCCTCAACAGAAAGAATTCATGaagttatatattcaaataacttACACATGGACTTCTATGAGAAAAGGTAAACAGACATCAGGCAACACACAAGATTaagaaacaaaacatacaaaatataaaaaaagtaaaatgaaagaaaagagcAATACACATCCCTTTTAAAAACTATTATGAAAGaatctacacttttttttttctttttttttttttacaacaaattgAAGTAAATTGTGTTCTTGATATTTTCAATAATCTATCCTTGATTTTTTTAGAGTGTTTCATCAACCTGAATGAGGTAACAGCATGAGGTGTAAGAACGTGAATCTTCAAAAGCATTACTATGCGTATCTTAAAAACATGTACAAAAGCCTGAGCTCTCAGTAAACGTTATTAATATCTGAGGAGATCAGACTTCATACACTTTGGGACACAATACCCAATTCTCATGTGTAAGGAACATGAATGAGGAGACACAGTAGATTCCCATCTATCTCTTCAGGGAACATCTGTCACAGAAGCACAGTCAGTCCTACTAACCACGTCTGGCCTCAGGATTCTTGGCCCCTAAAGGACAGGAGATGACATTTGCAAAAGTCAAATCAGATGAGCATTTATGTAAGGGCTGTTTTCCCTTTTCGTTCTTTTTTCAATGCACTTAGAAAATCTGACATACCATTAAACCACCGAACAGAACGCAGCTTCTCTACATCACTTTGGAATTTTCGCAATTGTGATGAAATATGTTTTAGTATTAACGTCTATCATACAAAATGTGTTCAATACTTCTGGGATTGTTGAAAACTCTTGAAAATGCTGATATAAAATAAGAGGCGGATACCCAGATCATCAGACTGGGATGGAATGGTTGAACTCAAAAGTAAAGTTTTTTCATAAACAAACCGGCAAATTATTTTATGCTTTGATATAAGACGTAACTTTAGAGTTCTTCTGAGGAGTGGTCAGACTCTGTCCTCACTAACACAACCTGAATGATCACACACTGGATGATAAAGTAGGTTCTGTTTCGGAAAAGGGAAAATATGCACACGTTTCGCTGACAACTGACTCTAAGACACCGACAGGTCATAACACTATGATGAAACAGCCTAACATAGTCTATACAACTTAAGGCAAATAATACAGAGGCTACAGCAGGCCAGAGCTTCATGTTCAGCACTGAAAACACTCACAAACCTGAAATGAAGATATAAACGTCTTTTATCAAGAGTGTTTGACACCACCGTGTTTCTGGATTATTTCttgtgcttgttttgttttttaaagaaaaacactgtggAAGTGTCATCTTGGCACATGATACGGTGTTCATGCTACGGCGGCTGTCTCTCAGGTGTTAGAACTGGTCTGGTGTGTTTGTCTGTGCTTGTTCATGTGCAGTCACACACTGTGAAATGCACAGCGGTGAGAGAGCGTCGAGAGCTCCGAAACGGTTAGAGAAATGCAACAAGGTAAATAAAGTGATAACAGAAGAGCCCCGAAGAGATGATAGTGAAAGAGTTGAGCTAGGCCTGTATAACATACGCCTGCTGTGCTGTGCTTTTGGAGAGGTTTACAGAACAGTGTAGTAAAGTTAAAACGATACAGAACAGAAGCCCTTAAATTGGCCCATAAGTATAACGTTACTGGCATAGCGGTTTTATGGGATATTTCTGACTGCAAGCCGTTGGGCAAGGCGTGAGACCCCTGCTACAGTCTGGGTTAATCCTCTGAATGTAGAAATGGAGTGAGAGTAATGTGAGAAACGTCTCAAATCATTACCTTCTGTGACGGCGCCTGAACCACGCTCTCAATAAATCACATCTGTTCAGTAGATAAGGCATGGTCAGAATTTACCTCAGACATATCAGGACTGACACTACAAATACTACTCTACTACTCTTAAATATCTATTTAATGTTCAGAGTAATGTAAAAGAACAGTTCCCTGTGGCATCGATTATTTGGCAGAACAGAATTACGGAATATTTTTGTAAGAAAGAAGAAAATGATAAATAAGGTAAAAAATAGCAAAACGTATTTACAGAAGTGTTTCGCTTtttaaaaacaatgcaaatgaTACTAGTTAAACCTCCAGAAGAACGCCTGGAAGACCTGTATTTCTGTCAGTGTGTGACAAAGAACCTGTGTTTGCGCTCCAAGTTCCGTCCTGGAGACACAACAACTGAAAACTAGACGAAACAACTGCACCTCGGTTACGTTTCACAGACAAAACGGACGCTGAACTCCTCAACACGTCGTATCTTATGTCTTAGATCAGAGCTACAGGACCTGATAGGAAGCTGCACTACTCATCTAGCAGGACGAGACCTTCACCCCGATCCAGCCTTCAGAAGCGTTCCCACTCAGAGGTGCTATGGCAACTGTATCAGGCACACAATGGTGTGATatctttacattttattactCTTTTCTATATCATTATTCTTTGTAGAAATCTTTTCGGTGTGCATACGTGAGCATACACATTGCTGGTACTTTAGGAACCTCCTTCCTGCATGTAGTAAATGGCACTATGGATTTTCTGTCCCTCATAGATACAAGAGATGAAACAAAAACACGAAACAACAACACTGTTAACTGGCACGCTTTAGGCCCCAACTGCGGCGGTGTAGTAGATGCTATTTCACCCCCTCTGACACTTCTGTAAGGGGTAGGATTGAGCCGAGGAGGGCCTGTGGGATGACGCTG includes these proteins:
- the LOC132097559 gene encoding ras-related and estrogen-regulated growth inhibitor-like isoform X2, whose amino-acid sequence is MSESVRKMLRPKLVVLGRDNCGKTALCVRFITRRFIGEYEHKREVTYRCQKIVDKEAIELEILDTVNKECVGPAASSLESSIKWGDGFLIMYSVTDRGSFEAVSRLKRLIDHVKQTLGIPTVIVANKCDMENGRVVRTDEGQALASDLRCSFFELSVAEDASAVEAACAQLVREVRQEFQRHLLAMDKRSRMLQMRHALKNKLTRSKTMQW
- the LOC132097559 gene encoding ras-related and estrogen-regulated growth inhibitor-like isoform X1, encoding MIMSESVRKMLRPKLVVLGRDNCGKTALCVRFITRRFIGEYEHKREVTYRCQKIVDKEAIELEILDTVNKECVGPAASSLESSIKWGDGFLIMYSVTDRGSFEAVSRLKRLIDHVKQTLGIPTVIVANKCDMENGRVVRTDEGQALASDLRCSFFELSVAEDASAVEAACAQLVREVRQEFQRHLLAMDKRSRMLQMRHALKNKLTRSKTMQW